A region from the Vallitalea longa genome encodes:
- a CDS encoding response regulator yields MYKILLVEDEPIFRFALKTLIEWEKHNIDMSLEAPNGKKALEIIKNNMDVDVVITDINMPVMDGLKLIEEIRKMNINPSIIVLSAYDDFNLVRQAFKYGVTDYILKREMEPEQVLELIINVIKKHDNINKNNNIINKDKDKYIKSLLNDGEKYNLKQQIATYKLKLISNNMTVCCILIDNYQQISKRYSNSINDFERSVLRAIDQVLIKLQYGEVVAISSSEYVVILSDRTNNISKINKHIEEALEAVRHVLFNGVNINISIGISETKNGYDYIPISYKQAKKNSQLRFLLGKGKNIYPKDSVYVKESNRHSIIGQERNLINALNRLDKESVNHELDKIFYSISKFKVRKINDIITSYMELFFLISQYMNDIDKDYRLPNEKVNFYEHIKSYETVEEVNNWIKSIIEEIINYLQEDKYQEISQSTKKAKQFIEKHYKEKITFKNVCEYVHLSEAYFSKIFAKDLKLTFTEYLTKKRIEKAKELLGDTDMKIYEICYCVGYANVEHFSRTFKKIVGMSPKQYKKS; encoded by the coding sequence ATGTATAAGATATTATTAGTAGAAGATGAACCCATATTCAGGTTTGCATTAAAGACATTAATTGAATGGGAAAAACATAACATTGATATGAGTTTAGAAGCACCTAATGGGAAAAAGGCATTGGAAATCATTAAAAACAATATGGATGTAGATGTAGTGATAACTGATATAAACATGCCTGTTATGGATGGATTGAAATTGATTGAAGAAATTAGAAAAATGAATATTAATCCTTCAATCATAGTACTTAGTGCATATGATGATTTCAATCTAGTTCGTCAAGCTTTTAAATATGGGGTAACTGATTATATTTTAAAAAGGGAGATGGAACCTGAACAAGTTCTAGAGTTAATTATTAATGTAATAAAAAAACATGATAATATTAATAAAAACAACAATATAATTAATAAAGATAAAGATAAATACATAAAAAGTTTATTAAATGATGGTGAGAAATATAATCTAAAACAACAAATAGCTACTTATAAATTGAAATTAATAAGTAATAATATGACTGTATGCTGTATTCTAATAGATAATTACCAACAGATTAGTAAAAGGTATAGTAATAGTATCAATGACTTTGAGAGAAGTGTACTAAGGGCGATAGATCAAGTATTAATCAAATTACAATATGGAGAAGTAGTAGCAATATCTTCAAGTGAGTATGTAGTGATTCTATCAGACAGAACAAATAATATCAGTAAAATCAATAAGCATATAGAAGAAGCGTTAGAAGCTGTACGACATGTACTTTTTAACGGAGTCAATATTAATATAAGTATTGGTATCAGTGAAACAAAAAACGGATATGATTATATACCTATTTCTTATAAACAAGCAAAAAAGAATTCTCAGCTAAGATTTTTATTAGGTAAAGGGAAAAATATCTACCCTAAAGATTCCGTATATGTGAAAGAAAGTAATAGGCATAGCATTATAGGTCAAGAAAGAAATCTAATAAATGCACTGAATCGACTTGACAAGGAATCTGTAAATCATGAATTAGATAAGATATTTTATAGTATAAGCAAGTTCAAAGTCAGAAAAATAAATGACATCATAACTTCTTACATGGAACTATTCTTCTTGATTTCACAATATATGAACGATATTGACAAAGATTATAGGCTTCCTAATGAAAAAGTGAATTTCTATGAACATATAAAATCATATGAAACTGTAGAAGAAGTAAATAATTGGATTAAAAGTATAATAGAAGAGATCATCAATTATCTACAAGAAGATAAATATCAGGAAATAAGTCAATCCACTAAAAAAGCAAAACAATTTATAGAAAAACATTATAAGGAGAAAATCACATTCAAGAATGTATGTGAGTACGTACATCTTAGCGAGGCTTATTTTAGCAAAATATTTGCTAAAGATCTTAAATTGACTTTTACCGAATACTTAACCAAAAAAAGAATAGAGAAGGCGAAAGAACTACTTGGTGATACAGATATGAAGATCTATGAAATATGTTATTGTGTAGGTTATGCTAATGTAGAACACTTCAGCAGAACTTTCAAGAAAATAGTAGGTATGAGTCCGAAACAATATAAAAAATCATGA
- a CDS encoding carbohydrate ABC transporter permease → MFDNRNRQKNIIIVSFLIIPTILLALFVIYPLFKLFYLSFTDWDGMSKTIGFVGTNNYIDVFKDNDVWVSLRNNGIYFVIHLMFIPIEMFIAFLLDDKVRFSKTFKGIVFLPYIINGVAVAYMFSFLYSSQGGVLNEILALFGANPVKWISSEETVNFSLSAVSIWRFCGIHIILFLAGIQSISKEMLEAARVDGASSFKVFSKIVIPNIRTVIEIILFLNVRGALMIFDIPFVMTSGGPGTSSTTFTLYTIQQAFKYSHFGKASAMAVVLLVMIVILSTIQKKIISEKR, encoded by the coding sequence ATGTTCGATAATAGAAATAGACAAAAAAATATTATAATAGTAAGCTTTTTAATTATACCTACTATTTTATTGGCACTATTCGTAATATATCCTCTGTTTAAACTTTTCTATTTGAGTTTTACAGATTGGGATGGTATGAGTAAGACAATAGGATTTGTAGGAACTAATAATTATATAGATGTTTTCAAAGATAATGACGTTTGGGTCAGTCTTAGGAATAATGGAATTTATTTTGTGATTCACTTGATGTTTATTCCTATTGAGATGTTTATAGCTTTCTTGTTAGATGATAAAGTTAGATTCTCAAAAACGTTCAAAGGAATTGTTTTTTTACCATATATAATTAATGGTGTTGCCGTAGCATATATGTTTTCATTTCTTTATAGCTCCCAAGGTGGTGTACTAAATGAGATTCTAGCATTATTTGGTGCTAACCCAGTAAAATGGATCAGTAGTGAGGAAACAGTTAATTTTTCATTATCAGCTGTATCCATATGGCGTTTCTGTGGTATCCATATCATATTGTTCTTAGCAGGTATTCAATCCATTTCAAAAGAAATGTTAGAAGCTGCTAGAGTTGATGGAGCTAGTTCTTTCAAGGTATTTTCAAAGATTGTAATACCTAATATCAGAACTGTAATAGAGATTATTTTGTTCTTGAATGTCAGAGGAGCTTTAATGATATTCGATATTCCATTTGTAATGACAAGTGGTGGTCCAGGAACATCAAGTACAACATTCACGCTATATACAATACAACAAGCATTCAAATACAGTCATTTTGGTAAGGCTTCAGCTATGGCAGTTGTTTTATTGGTTATGATAGTGATTTTAAGTACTATACAGAAGAAGATAATATCGGAGAAGAGGTGA
- a CDS encoding sensor histidine kinase, translating into MGKKDAKKHSITKKYFLNFIIIIVIPVLLISFFLNMAYKNIFVDHYSEMVLQTMEQMSIRIQDELNNVSLKGAMIGNDSEIINLVSMMKQSEAKGYRLDLSNQINSKINSLINCSDDIYSVIFFYKGGGHYYFKSPLKENEETVRKESWYKKAIQNRGRIIMPEGTNEMINTGLSQKQLLFTMSPDILGDQNQVEVVCFVFMPKSIDTIYAKFQNHRMGTGLLINKDNDIIVASNSAFSKEDIKEYNLFNKDYIEKSYNNILFNNKKSMVYTYFTNNKKWLMVNIIDYNLLTSEMNQVMLYFVLIYVVIVCLFVIFAVFFIKDIVSPIKQLISKMKSVQKGNFDDRIVVEGSLEIVEMGESFNIMVSEINKLMIERDIQEKEKSKEEIKALQAQIQPHFIYNTLTSIRLMAMIAKVDGIKNMTDAFMNLLSALFKQNNSLVTVNQELEYLNNYLYIMKVRFDELFTVAYDISDEIKSLHMIKLTLQPLIENAIHHGLSKVDRKGIIKVSGYIKEDYLIFDIEDNGIGIEKERIHDIINNQRSEDKKSFNHIGVYNVMRRIKLNHGERYGITIKSEYMRYTKVTVTLPIIGEGEEK; encoded by the coding sequence ATGGGAAAAAAAGATGCTAAGAAGCATAGTATTACTAAAAAGTATTTTCTGAATTTTATTATTATAATTGTTATACCTGTATTATTAATAAGTTTTTTTTTGAATATGGCTTATAAAAATATATTTGTGGATCATTATTCGGAAATGGTATTGCAAACAATGGAACAAATGTCAATTAGGATACAGGATGAACTTAATAATGTTTCTCTAAAAGGTGCTATGATAGGAAATGATTCCGAGATAATTAACTTGGTTTCAATGATGAAGCAATCTGAAGCTAAGGGTTATCGTTTAGACTTATCTAATCAAATCAATTCAAAAATCAATTCATTAATTAATTGCTCTGATGACATATATTCGGTTATTTTCTTTTACAAAGGTGGAGGACATTATTATTTTAAGAGTCCATTGAAAGAGAATGAAGAAACAGTCAGAAAAGAATCTTGGTATAAGAAAGCTATACAAAACAGAGGTAGGATCATAATGCCTGAAGGAACCAATGAAATGATCAATACTGGATTAAGCCAGAAGCAATTATTATTTACTATGAGTCCGGATATATTAGGAGACCAGAATCAAGTGGAAGTTGTTTGTTTTGTGTTTATGCCTAAAAGTATAGATACTATATATGCAAAATTTCAAAATCATAGAATGGGAACAGGTTTACTTATAAATAAAGATAATGATATTATAGTAGCTTCTAATAGTGCTTTTTCAAAAGAGGATATAAAAGAATATAATTTATTTAATAAAGACTATATAGAAAAAAGCTATAATAATATATTGTTCAACAACAAAAAAAGTATGGTATATACTTATTTCACTAATAATAAAAAATGGCTGATGGTCAATATTATTGACTATAACTTGCTGACAAGTGAAATGAATCAGGTTATGCTGTATTTTGTATTAATATATGTTGTTATCGTTTGTTTGTTTGTTATTTTTGCTGTTTTCTTTATAAAAGATATAGTCTCACCTATAAAACAATTAATAAGTAAGATGAAAAGTGTTCAAAAAGGTAATTTTGATGACAGAATAGTTGTGGAAGGTAGTCTTGAGATAGTTGAGATGGGTGAATCTTTTAATATAATGGTATCTGAAATAAATAAATTAATGATTGAAAGAGACATACAAGAAAAAGAAAAAAGCAAAGAAGAGATAAAAGCATTGCAAGCCCAGATTCAACCGCATTTCATATATAATACTTTGACATCCATAAGGTTAATGGCTATGATAGCAAAAGTTGATGGGATAAAAAATATGACAGATGCTTTCATGAATCTATTATCTGCTTTATTCAAGCAAAACAATTCTTTAGTTACGGTTAATCAAGAACTTGAGTATCTCAATAATTATCTATACATAATGAAAGTCAGATTTGATGAATTATTCACTGTGGCATATGATATTAGTGATGAAATCAAATCTTTGCATATGATAAAACTTACATTACAGCCTCTAATAGAAAACGCTATACATCATGGATTAAGTAAAGTAGATAGAAAAGGTATCATTAAGGTTAGTGGATATATAAAAGAGGATTATTTAATATTTGATATAGAAGATAATGGTATCGGAATTGAGAAAGAAAGAATACATGACATAATTAATAATCAAAGAAGTGAAGATAAAAAAAGCTTTAATCACATAGGGGTATATAATGTGATGAGAAGAATTAAATTAAATCATGGGGAAAGATATGGTATTACAATAAAAAGTGAATATATGAGATACACTAAAGTTACGGTGACACTTCCGATTATAGGAGAAGGAGAGGAAAAGTAA
- the gnpA gene encoding 1,3-beta-galactosyl-N-acetylhexosamine phosphorylase, producing MKTKGRVTLPIEKGIEQEIIKLLDRWGADAVRNSDGTELIAGIKDSHMKVYSSYFPTRSDQEWARAHEEQVQQVSLMTKRITAVNKPLTINIMNGFFEEQFKVNYNNDPKKWWEVIDRTTGKVLHSSKWEYDSDNDRVIINQPILFHTYTVSFFAFQVWDSTQMYNHITNNWTKPHEIPYDVRHDETKEHVLEYLEKWLKENKDVDVVRFTTFFYHFTLIFNEMAKEKFVDWFGYSSSVSPEALKAFEEEKGYKISQEDIVDEGYYNTPFRIPKQVFRDYIDFQQKFVSELAHECVALTHKYGKEAMMFLGDNWIGTEPYGKYFESIGLDAVVGSVGNGTTLRMIADIPNVEYTEGRFLPYFFPDTFYEGNDVMKETNEIWLAARRALLRNPVDRMGYGGYLSLALKFPEFVSRIEAICDEFREIHNNMDNKKPYVAPFKVAILNAWGNLRKWQTNQVAHALWYKKIYSYVGVIECLSGMAVDVEFISFDDIIEKDISDDIGVIINAGDAGTSWSGGEYWAQEELLVKLRKWVYDGGGFIGIGEPTAYQRQGCYFQLSDVLGVDKETGYTLSYTNYDELTDGHFILQDNNTFDCGEGIKWIRSASENTEILTMDEGDINLAVNTYGKGRSVYMSGLPYSDENVDLLHRSIYWVTGNGDIEYKWTTDNIHTECACYKEAGKYIVINNSDKIQKTIVYKERVNDSIEIELNPMESKWFNI from the coding sequence ATGAAGACAAAAGGAAGGGTTACATTACCTATTGAAAAAGGAATAGAGCAGGAAATAATTAAGTTATTGGATAGATGGGGAGCAGATGCAGTACGTAATAGTGATGGTACAGAATTAATAGCTGGAATTAAAGATTCTCATATGAAAGTATATTCATCATATTTCCCAACAAGGTCAGATCAAGAATGGGCTAGAGCACATGAAGAACAAGTTCAGCAGGTTTCATTGATGACTAAGCGTATTACTGCTGTCAATAAACCTCTAACAATCAATATAATGAATGGATTTTTTGAAGAACAATTTAAAGTTAATTATAACAATGATCCAAAAAAATGGTGGGAGGTTATTGACAGAACTACAGGAAAAGTACTACATTCTTCCAAGTGGGAGTATGATTCAGATAATGACAGAGTTATTATTAATCAACCAATTTTGTTTCATACATATACTGTAAGCTTTTTCGCATTTCAGGTATGGGATAGTACACAGATGTATAATCATATAACCAATAATTGGACTAAGCCTCATGAGATTCCTTATGATGTCAGGCACGATGAAACAAAAGAACACGTTCTTGAGTATCTTGAAAAATGGTTGAAAGAGAATAAAGATGTAGATGTAGTTAGATTTACAACTTTTTTCTACCATTTTACATTAATATTCAATGAAATGGCTAAAGAAAAATTCGTTGACTGGTTCGGTTACAGTTCTAGTGTCAGTCCAGAAGCTTTGAAAGCTTTTGAAGAGGAAAAAGGTTATAAAATATCACAAGAAGATATAGTGGATGAAGGATATTATAATACTCCTTTTAGAATACCAAAACAAGTTTTTAGAGATTACATAGATTTCCAACAGAAATTTGTATCAGAATTAGCTCACGAATGTGTAGCTCTAACTCATAAGTATGGAAAAGAAGCCATGATGTTTTTAGGGGATAATTGGATTGGAACAGAACCTTATGGAAAATATTTTGAATCTATAGGACTTGATGCAGTAGTAGGATCTGTAGGAAATGGGACTACTTTACGTATGATAGCAGATATTCCTAATGTAGAATACACTGAGGGAAGATTCTTGCCTTATTTTTTCCCAGATACATTCTATGAAGGTAATGACGTAATGAAAGAAACTAATGAAATATGGCTAGCGGCTAGGAGAGCCTTATTGAGAAATCCTGTTGATAGGATGGGTTATGGTGGTTATCTAAGTCTTGCACTTAAGTTTCCTGAGTTCGTCAGTAGAATAGAAGCAATATGTGACGAGTTCAGAGAAATACATAACAACATGGATAATAAAAAACCTTATGTAGCACCATTTAAAGTAGCTATCTTAAATGCATGGGGGAATCTTAGAAAATGGCAGACTAATCAAGTAGCACATGCGTTATGGTATAAAAAAATATATTCATATGTGGGTGTTATAGAGTGTTTGAGTGGCATGGCTGTAGATGTAGAGTTTATAAGTTTTGATGACATTATAGAAAAAGACATCAGCGATGATATAGGGGTTATTATCAATGCCGGTGATGCTGGAACTTCTTGGAGCGGTGGAGAATACTGGGCACAAGAAGAACTATTGGTGAAATTAAGAAAATGGGTTTATGATGGTGGAGGATTCATTGGAATAGGTGAACCTACTGCTTATCAAAGGCAAGGATGTTATTTCCAATTATCAGATGTATTAGGTGTTGACAAAGAGACAGGATATACTCTAAGTTATACCAACTATGATGAATTGACTGATGGACACTTTATCCTACAGGATAATAATACATTTGATTGTGGTGAAGGAATAAAATGGATTAGAAGTGCTAGTGAAAATACAGAAATTCTTACAATGGACGAAGGGGATATTAATTTAGCTGTTAATACATATGGTAAGGGAAGAAGTGTATATATGTCCGGATTACCATATAGTGATGAAAACGTTGATTTATTACATCGTAGTATATATTGGGTTACTGGGAATGGGGATATAGAATATAAATGGACTACTGATAACATCCATACAGAGTGTGCTTGTTACAAAGAAGCAGGGAAGTATATAGTAATTAATAATTCAGACAAAATACAAAAAACAATTGTATACAAAGAAAGAGTAAATGATTCTATAGAGATAGAACTTAATCCTATGGAGAGTAAGTGGTTCAATATTTAG
- a CDS encoding carbohydrate ABC transporter permease: MKNTNKYKAKKGIVEAIKLLFFLVITLIVFLPILVTIFAAFKTQFQIGSEFPLKPPTQFFWDNFKFVFEKGNVFTGLKNSLILVTVSVVINAILSTMIAYILSRFDFKLKKMYYLIFLMGMLVPGFVTEIARFGIISKVGIYDTLLAPIVIYIGTDLMQIYIYMQFMNQIPLSIDESAMIDGASYFTIYRKVIFPMVVPATATLGILKAVEVMNDMYIPYLYMPSEGKRTLTTMLMSFASQRSGAWPQLSAAVIIVMIPTVTLYIIFQKYIFDGIVAGAVKE, encoded by the coding sequence ATGAAAAACACTAATAAATATAAAGCTAAGAAAGGGATTGTAGAAGCGATAAAATTATTATTTTTCTTAGTAATTACTTTAATCGTTTTCTTACCAATATTGGTTACAATATTTGCAGCATTCAAAACACAATTTCAAATCGGTTCAGAATTCCCGTTGAAACCTCCAACTCAGTTTTTCTGGGATAATTTCAAATTCGTATTCGAAAAAGGTAATGTTTTCACAGGACTTAAGAATTCACTTATTCTAGTAACGGTTTCTGTAGTAATCAATGCTATTTTATCCACGATGATAGCCTATATATTGAGTCGCTTTGATTTCAAATTGAAGAAAATGTATTATTTGATTTTCTTGATGGGTATGCTTGTACCAGGTTTTGTTACTGAAATCGCAAGGTTCGGAATAATATCAAAAGTAGGTATTTACGATACGCTATTAGCACCTATAGTAATATATATCGGTACTGATTTGATGCAGATATATATATATATGCAATTCATGAACCAGATACCTCTAAGTATCGATGAAAGTGCTATGATTGATGGAGCTTCATACTTTACTATATATAGAAAAGTCATATTCCCAATGGTTGTACCAGCTACTGCTACATTAGGAATTCTTAAGGCAGTTGAAGTAATGAATGATATGTATATTCCATATTTGTATATGCCTTCAGAAGGTAAACGTACATTGACAACTATGCTAATGAGTTTTGCCAGCCAGAGAAGTGGGGCATGGCCTCAATTAAGTGCTGCTGTAATCATTGTAATGATACCTACAGTAACATTATATATTATTTTCCAGAAATACATATTTGATGGTATAGTAGCTGGAGCAGTGAAAGAATAA
- a CDS encoding ABC transporter substrate-binding protein has product MKLFKRVSVLLCVTLIIGILGVGCQKKEDKKEKEVSQEVSKEASEESKENKDASEDKKPVTLTFVSWNEVGYEYLTEINNVSEAYKKEYPNVTIKVEQIQPTEYDNTMKIRNSANQLPDVFLVRASNLLTYKDIMVPLNDLEATKNNNIATDCALDGNVIGIPQGSFNEFVYYRKDIFEKYDLDIPRTWDEFVDTAKTIKEKGEYIPLLLGGKDSWTTYPFNEYMPLLEANDGKYLNVMASKDEPFTEGEPFYTAYTKIKNLYDSEVCGDDPLGYGWDQQKAMFLAGQGAMLAAGQWFAQEYDTMGGKKEEELGIFILPVNDSKEQPLNVITTAEGFMGTPKTSKHIEESKEFINWFFMSDYYKEYIDYTQQLSTMKGVSADIPFFNEAFEDIDLEYVVYDAGNEEYKRIADTISFDMKGMGQEMLSGKDLEKMMGDMNKKWKAARNK; this is encoded by the coding sequence ATGAAATTATTTAAAAGAGTAAGCGTCTTATTATGTGTAACCTTAATAATAGGTATCCTAGGGGTAGGTTGCCAGAAAAAGGAAGATAAAAAGGAAAAAGAAGTATCACAAGAAGTTTCAAAAGAAGCTTCAGAAGAAAGTAAAGAAAATAAAGATGCCAGTGAGGACAAAAAACCTGTAACTTTAACTTTTGTATCATGGAATGAAGTGGGATACGAGTACTTGACAGAAATCAATAACGTAAGCGAAGCTTACAAAAAAGAATATCCTAACGTAACTATTAAGGTAGAGCAGATTCAACCGACAGAATATGACAATACTATGAAAATAAGAAACTCAGCTAATCAGTTGCCAGATGTATTCTTAGTAAGAGCAAGTAATCTACTTACATATAAAGATATAATGGTACCATTAAATGACCTTGAAGCAACTAAAAACAATAATATAGCTACAGATTGTGCTTTGGATGGAAATGTTATAGGTATTCCACAAGGTTCATTTAATGAATTTGTCTATTATAGAAAAGACATATTTGAAAAATATGACTTAGACATTCCTCGTACATGGGATGAATTTGTTGATACTGCTAAAACAATAAAAGAAAAAGGTGAATATATACCGTTACTACTTGGAGGAAAAGATTCTTGGACTACTTATCCATTTAATGAATATATGCCATTATTGGAAGCTAATGATGGAAAATATCTTAATGTGATGGCTAGTAAAGATGAACCTTTTACTGAAGGTGAACCTTTCTATACAGCATATACTAAGATTAAAAATCTATACGACTCAGAAGTATGTGGTGATGATCCTCTTGGATATGGATGGGACCAACAAAAAGCTATGTTCTTAGCAGGTCAAGGAGCAATGTTAGCAGCAGGACAATGGTTCGCACAAGAATATGATACTATGGGTGGTAAAAAAGAAGAGGAATTGGGAATATTTATACTTCCTGTTAATGATTCCAAGGAACAACCATTAAATGTTATTACAACTGCAGAAGGATTCATGGGTACTCCTAAGACAAGCAAACATATAGAAGAATCAAAAGAATTTATCAACTGGTTCTTTATGAGTGACTATTATAAAGAATATATAGATTATACACAACAATTATCTACTATGAAAGGCGTAAGTGCAGATATACCGTTCTTCAATGAAGCTTTTGAAGATATAGATCTAGAATATGTTGTATACGATGCAGGAAATGAAGAATATAAGAGAATAGCAGATACTATCAGCTTTGATATGAAAGGTATGGGTCAAGAAATGTTAAGTGGCAAAGATTTAGAGAAAATGATGGGTGATATGAATAAGAAATGGAAAGCGGCAAGAAATAAATAA